From Acidaminococcus timonensis, the proteins below share one genomic window:
- the gyrA gene encoding DNA gyrase subunit A produces the protein MDDQQNDKQTITAGKVIPVYVEDEMQKCYIDYAMSVIVQRALPDVRDGLKPVHRRILYAMNEAGMLPNKAYKKSARIVGDVLGKYHPHGDSSVYDAIVRLAQDFSTRYLMVDGHGNFGSVDGDPPAAMRYTEVRMGKIAVEMLRDIEKDTVDFIPNYDESLKEPTVLPAKVPALLINGSAGIAVGMATNIPPHNLGEVVDACVMLIDHPDATIDQLMTAIKGPDFPTGAKILGLSGIRQAYTTGRGVVKVRAKTHVEPMPKNKNRIVVTEIPYQVNKAKLIESIAHLVQDKTLEGITDLRDESDRKGMRIVIELRSDVVPEIMLNKLYKHTQLQDSFGIIMLALVNNHPRVLNLKQILEYYLEHQKDVVTRKCQYELKKAKERAHILEGLKIALDHLDEVIATIRASANGDVAKKALMDKFGLSDRQAQAILDMRLQRLTGLERQKIEDEYKEVMATIAYLEDVLGDEHKIMGIVRDDLLDEKKRFGDARRTSIVPDTGDLETEDLIAEEDVVITISHQSYIKRQALTNFRNQNRGGRGIKAGSGKIVKEDNKVKGDFSEHLLMASTHDNILFFTNRGRVYRQKGYEIPEASRTAKGTFIRNLLPLEENEKINAVIAVKSGISEDEKKFLFMATNMGVVKRTSVSEFKSARKGGLIAINLDEGEELIDVKLTSGHNDILLATRDGYAIHFLEDDVRPMGRTSHGVRGISLRPHDSVVSMDSCVDDTGEVLTVTDKGQGKRTDISEYRVQTRGGKGIINLKVTSRTGLIVGSKFINETQDIMLISAAGIIIRMNASDISTYGRNAQGVKLMDLEPGDQVAAVAIVNTVSDEE, from the coding sequence GTGGATGATCAGCAAAACGACAAGCAGACCATCACCGCGGGCAAAGTCATTCCCGTCTATGTAGAAGACGAGATGCAGAAATGCTACATCGACTATGCCATGAGCGTCATTGTCCAGCGGGCTCTGCCGGATGTGCGGGACGGCCTGAAGCCGGTCCATCGACGCATCCTCTATGCCATGAACGAGGCAGGGATGCTGCCCAACAAGGCCTATAAAAAATCCGCCCGTATCGTGGGCGATGTTTTGGGTAAATACCATCCCCATGGGGATTCTTCGGTGTACGATGCCATTGTGCGTCTGGCCCAGGATTTCTCCACCCGGTATCTGATGGTGGACGGCCACGGGAACTTCGGTTCTGTGGACGGGGATCCTCCGGCTGCCATGCGGTACACGGAAGTGCGGATGGGCAAGATCGCCGTGGAAATGCTGCGGGATATCGAAAAGGATACGGTGGACTTCATCCCCAACTACGATGAATCCCTGAAGGAACCCACGGTGCTGCCGGCCAAGGTGCCGGCCCTGCTCATCAATGGATCCGCCGGGATCGCCGTGGGCATGGCCACCAACATTCCGCCCCACAACCTGGGCGAAGTGGTGGATGCCTGCGTCATGCTCATCGACCATCCGGATGCCACCATTGACCAGCTGATGACAGCCATCAAGGGGCCGGATTTCCCTACGGGTGCCAAGATCCTGGGGCTGTCCGGCATCCGCCAGGCTTATACCACAGGCCGGGGCGTGGTGAAGGTGCGGGCCAAGACCCACGTGGAACCCATGCCCAAGAACAAGAACCGGATCGTGGTCACCGAGATCCCCTACCAGGTGAACAAGGCGAAACTCATCGAGAGCATCGCCCACCTGGTACAGGACAAGACCCTGGAAGGGATCACCGACCTGCGGGATGAATCCGACCGGAAGGGCATGCGCATTGTCATCGAGCTGCGCAGCGATGTGGTGCCGGAAATCATGCTGAACAAGCTGTACAAGCATACCCAGCTGCAGGATTCCTTCGGCATCATCATGCTGGCTCTGGTGAACAACCATCCCCGGGTGCTGAACCTGAAGCAGATCCTGGAATACTATCTGGAACACCAGAAGGATGTAGTGACCCGGAAATGCCAGTATGAACTGAAGAAAGCCAAAGAACGGGCCCACATTTTGGAGGGCTTGAAAATCGCCCTGGATCACCTGGACGAAGTCATTGCCACCATCCGGGCCAGTGCCAACGGCGACGTGGCCAAGAAGGCGTTGATGGACAAATTCGGTCTCAGCGACCGGCAGGCCCAGGCCATCCTGGATATGCGCCTGCAGCGCCTGACCGGACTGGAACGCCAGAAAATCGAGGACGAATACAAAGAGGTCATGGCCACCATTGCCTACCTGGAAGATGTACTGGGTGATGAACACAAGATCATGGGCATCGTACGGGATGATCTGCTGGACGAAAAGAAACGGTTCGGGGATGCCCGCCGCACTTCCATCGTACCGGATACGGGGGATCTGGAAACGGAAGATCTGATTGCCGAGGAAGACGTGGTGATTACCATCAGCCATCAGAGCTATATCAAGCGCCAGGCCCTCACCAACTTCCGGAACCAGAACCGGGGCGGCCGGGGCATCAAGGCTGGCAGCGGCAAGATTGTGAAGGAAGACAACAAGGTGAAGGGAGACTTCTCTGAACACCTGCTCATGGCCAGCACCCATGACAACATCCTGTTCTTCACCAACCGGGGCCGGGTGTACCGGCAGAAGGGGTATGAGATCCCCGAAGCCAGCCGTACTGCCAAAGGTACCTTCATCCGCAACCTGCTGCCTCTGGAGGAAAACGAAAAGATCAATGCTGTGATTGCCGTGAAGAGCGGCATCAGCGAAGACGAGAAGAAGTTCCTGTTCATGGCCACCAATATGGGGGTCGTGAAGCGGACCAGCGTCAGCGAATTCAAGAGTGCCCGGAAGGGCGGCCTGATCGCCATCAACCTGGACGAGGGAGAAGAACTGATCGACGTCAAACTGACCAGTGGCCACAACGATATCCTGCTGGCTACCCGGGATGGGTACGCCATCCATTTCCTGGAAGACGATGTACGGCCCATGGGCCGTACCAGCCACGGGGTACGGGGTATCAGCCTGCGGCCTCATGACAGCGTGGTCTCCATGGACAGCTGCGTGGACGATACGGGCGAAGTGCTCACCGTCACCGACAAGGGCCAGGGAAAGCGGACCGATATCTCTGAATACCGGGTGCAGACCCGGGGCGGCAAGGGCATCATCAATCTGAAGGTGACCAGCAGGACCGGTCTGATCGTAGGGTCCAAGTTCATCAACGAGACCCAGGACATCATGCTGATTTCTGCGGCGGGCATCATCATCCGGATGAATGCCTCTGACATCTCTACCTATGGACGCAACGCTCAGGGCGTGAAACTCATGGACCTGGAACCGGGCGACCAGGTGGCAGCCGTAGCCATTGTGAATACGGTAAGCGACGAAGAATAG
- a CDS encoding YbjN domain-containing protein, with protein sequence MAVLNAKAESFKKFVEKKDPKAFVVDPIEKDPLHTVVFRSHLTVDGTPLQLIVVLDDSAFGIIRILLAPKALKEANKAALMDLLNTLNSTYKSFKFYMDKEDSLILDTCVIFHDEHVDGNMMYALFQMISKELDARYKDIMKTIWE encoded by the coding sequence ATGGCAGTTTTGAATGCGAAAGCAGAAAGCTTCAAGAAATTCGTAGAAAAGAAAGATCCCAAAGCCTTTGTGGTGGATCCCATCGAGAAGGATCCGCTTCATACGGTGGTGTTCCGGTCCCATCTGACAGTGGACGGCACGCCTCTGCAGCTGATCGTGGTACTGGATGACAGTGCCTTCGGCATCATCCGGATCCTGCTGGCCCCCAAGGCCCTGAAGGAAGCCAACAAGGCAGCGCTCATGGACCTGCTGAATACCCTGAACAGCACCTACAAATCCTTTAAGTTCTACATGGATAAGGAGGATTCCCTGATCCTGGATACCTGCGTGATCTTCCATGACGAACATGTGGACGGCAACATGATGTACGCCCTGTTCCAGATGATCAGCAAGGAACTGGATGCCCGGTACAAAGACATCATGAAGACCATCTGGGAATGA